From the genome of Astyanax mexicanus isolate ESR-SI-001 chromosome 3, AstMex3_surface, whole genome shotgun sequence:
TTTCCTCTTTTTTCTAGCTgatgagtgtggaatatggagctacactagcgtgTGGCTAGTTAAGCGCTTACCCAACAAAGAAGCAGAAGAGACAGAAGAGCGTGTTCATGAGCCCCACGTCGTGACTGATGCGGGTGATGATGGCCTGCTGGCAGTGTGGACAGACCGTCTGCACCGGCGCCGACTGGAACATCTCGCCCTGCAGCACCGTCACTGTGGTGGCAGCCCCTGGAGGGGCAATCACTGTCGCCGTGTGACCCGGAGCTGGGCCGTAGTGACTGGGCCCCGGTCCAAACTGCCCTGGCATGTGGTGAGGAAAGTGACCAGGAGGAGGGTAGTAGCCACCTGTAAGAAAGTCCTCATCAGCTCGAGTTCGACCTTGCTTCTGTTTTTGTGGCAGCATCACACTCAGTACATTAATATTCACTGCAGAAGATCCTTATTAAAACAGAGGGCGTTTCACACCTGAACGTCTGGACcagagtctgaaccaaggttGAAGTGTTTGTTACATTATATTCTGTACATATTTAGTCCATTTATTTAGTCAAGTTTCACAGTTTACTATGGCTGGGTATTGTTTGAAAATTTTCTATACCAatacaataatttaaatttgATAGAATAcccaaacaatatttttttaatacctttttctaaattataaccataaaaataacagtaataacagagacagtaataacagtgtagtgtggtttacttATGCAAGAGACAGTGCAAAAGAGAGGAGGGacggtgtgagagagaaagacacagggcaaaagagcaagagacagcgtgagagagcaagaaagaaagcgagagagagtgagagacagcgtgagagagagcgagagacagtgtgagagagagcgagagacagcgtgagagagagcgagagacagcatgaaagagcaagaaagagagcgagagagagtgagagacagcgtaagagagagcgagagacagcgtgagagagagtgagagacagcgtgagagacagcgagagacagcatgaaagagcaagaaagagagcgagagagagtgagagacagcgtgagagagagcgagagacagcgtgagagagagcgagagacagcgtgagagagagagagacagcgtgagagagagtgagagacagcaagagtgagtgagagacagcttgagagagagacagcatgagagagagcgagagacagcgtgagagagagcgagagacagcgtgaaagagcaagaaagagagcgagagagagtgagagacagcgtgagagagagcgagagacagcgtgagagagagcgagagacagcgtgagagagagtgagagacagcaagagtgagcgagagacagcttgagagagagacagcgtgagagagagcgagagacagcgtgagagagagcgagagacagcgtgagagagagagagacagcgtgagagagagtgagagacagcaagagtgagcgagagacagcttgagagagacagcgtgatagagagagagagacagcgtgagagagagcgagagacagcgtgagagagagcgagagacagcatgaaagagcaagaaagagagcgagagagagtgagagacagcgtgagagagagcgagagacagcgtgagagtgagcgagagacagcgtgagagagagtgagagacagcgtgagagagagtgagagacagcgtgagagagagtgagtgacagcatgagagagcgagagacagcaagagtgaacgagagacagcttgagagagagacagcgagagagagcgagagacagcgtgagagagcgagagacagcgtgagagagagacaccgagagagagcgagaaactGCAGAAGTAAGCAAGACTGTGTGAGTAAGCAAGAGACAGCATTAGAGAGTAAAAGACAGCATGAGTAAGCGAGAACAGTGTGAAAAATTAAGACAGCATAAGAGACAacgtgagagagcgagagacagctaGAGGGCgtgtgagacagagggagagagagagagagagagagagagagacagcatgagagagtgaaagagagtatAAGAGAAAACGTAAGACAGCGAGAGACtgcaggagtgagcgagagacagtgtgagagagggagagacaccatgagagagtgaaagatagcatgagagacagtgtgagagagagctggagaaagCGCAAGAGAGTGAAAGACAATGTGAGACAGcggaagagagcgagagacagcgcgagtgagcaagagacagcgaGAGTGAgcgtgagagacagcacaagtgacaAAGAGAAAGCCTCACGGTGCACACTCTCCGCTGTATTTGGTttctatgatctggatcagttgatgagtttgtttatttggagagtttctccctctgtttggtttgttttcacacaggcataaaaacctaaacgcaccaaaatgtgcaccaataaaccacacgagcacatcgtctcctctgattggtcagagctgtctggtgcaagagcaagaaagtaaatatagtgagaagattctgtgtttcagtgtgtttatctgtatatctgtgcagtgtgaagctgctttaacacacaacactgaaaatttgctgctgcgcttttaaaaacagtgtttttaatgtgacagtgtttgttcattgcAGTAtattattatctggctaatatatcagattaaactgcaccttatcagcagtttagctcaattataaagaagtatatttgatagaggagtcggatcgagaccagattacGTTCACGCTTCTGGTGGAATTTATTGATcacacacctgctattttggtttggacttGAAACAAAAAAATTCTGAAGGTCGTACCATGTGGGTGGTGCATGGGCATAGGCATAGGACCCTCCCCTGGGACGTGCGGTGGAACGAAGCCAGGCTGCATTGTGGCTTCGTAAGGTGGAGGACCGTACTCTGGTGGCATGGGATGTCCTACAGGAGGTCCGGTCGTTACCGGAGCTGgtcctgctggagctggagctggagcaggatGAGATAAAGGTATTGAAACCATAAAATAATCAAGTTTATTTGATAGCAGATAGAATTAACCCAATAAagcttttcttttttgctctgttcttcatttcatctttttaatatacagtaccagttaaagcagcactaggcaggatttccatgattttttatctttttaaacaagtaaaattacagcttgaaactcactgcagcgctgtattgaggtgtaataggaggaatagcggtgttctgtagactctgtaagttttccgaggcggccacgaccaacgctcgcgagaactgcgacctgctttccaccctttagttctaacagttctacaaggactactggttcattctttacaaactaacatacagacactccggcagaagctggaaagagactgaatatgcctgtgaaagccagaaaacgagaaagagaaactaatccgcctgaaacatttattacactctgcaactgtaggaggagcccacgagcacaaaatctcaatcctacctagtggagctttaatgttCTGCCTGGTAGATTAATACTAAGGTCATCCAAAcgatgaaaaacagaaaaacatatggaattattaagtaaaacAAACTATTTAATCctcaaagtatcctcaagtacacccacaaagaccatcaaaattcTTATattgattaaactggcactcatcaggaaagggtaagaggaagagcaagagtttcctctgttgtacaggataagtgtATTTCTTTTAAGATACTACATGATGATTGTGATACATGATGTGTGATATTTAGAGCAGAAATGTTTCTGAACTTGAGGACACAGTGCTGTTTGAGACATTAGTAAAGCACTAACCAGTAAAAATATGCCATTCCTCCTTTTTGTTTTAGACCTGAAAGCTTAGGACATAAACAATGCTCATTAACAAgcatgtctgtctttctttcctggtCTCCTTGGTTTCCTGCTGGCTTTAGCCAACCCTGTAATTCAGCACCGGCAGACTGCTAATGACCGTTTCTACAGAGAGTTAAACAGAGAGGCTGTCTCTGGACGAACAGCTATTCTGCGTtatgtacagtgccttgcaaaagttttCAGTAttaacttttcaaccttttgccacatttcaggctttaaatataaaaatatgaaattttatttttttgggaagaatcaacaacaagtgggacacaatcgtgaagtggaacgaaatttattggctattttaaaccttttttagaaataaaaaactgaaaagtggggtgtgcaatattattcagcccctttactttcagtgcagctaaaactcactccagaagttcagtgaggatctctgaatgatccaatgttgaatAAATAGAATCCAaatgtgtgtaatcaagtctctgtataaatacTCCTGCTCTGTTTAaagcaggggtgggcaatatggctctaaaataatatcacgatatttcatggtattttcacgataacgatacttttgccgatatgacaaaacactaaattagaattagaattatttaatgcaattaaataatgcataatgcaattaattattcatgcaatatgatatggctaactgagatatttaaaaaaaaataattttgtcagatttgtaacagaatctaGAATTATTAATACCcatgattaaagtaaaaataaattatactggacaaatagaatctgtctctagtagataaataatgggtaattagaacagtgtgaatttttctgttgctaaaaacagcaaaaaaagtagtaccttgatgtgataattagttaattaggggtgggtgatatggcacgatatttcagagtataatatcgttcacgatattcaatgTTTTTAGCGATAccatcacgtacgatacgatatggcacacccctagtttaaagctatgcagagagcatcatgaagatcaaggaaaaacacaccaggcaggtccgagatagAGATACTGTTTAAGCCGGATTTGGATCCAAAAAGATTTCCTAAACTTTTACAGGAGCACTGtgtgcaagcgatcatattgaaatggactCAGTATCAaaccactgcaaatctactaaccaagacccggccgtccctctatactttcagctcaaacaaggagaagactgatgagagatgcagccaagaggcccatgatcactctggatgaactgcagagatctacagctgaggtggaagaatctgtcgacaggtgagctataagtcgtgcactcaacaaatgttgaaagaaagacataagaagtgctgtttgtaaaacagaagcaaacatgtggaagaaggttctgtctTCAGATGAGAAGTTGAAATTTTTGGCCTAAATATAAAGTGCTTTGTGTAGCAGAAGagtaacacagctcatcaccctgaacacaccccacATCCCCACTGTgcaacatggtggtggcagcatcatggtttggacctgcttttcttcagcagggacagatttgggaagatggttaaaattaaTGGGAAgttggatggagccaaatacaggataattctggaagaaaacctgtttgagtctgcaaaagacctgagactgggacggagatttatcttccaacaagacaatgatccaaaacataaagcaaaatctacagtggaacggttcacaaataaacatatcCAGGTGCTCGAATGGCCGAGTCAAAGTACAGACCTGAATCTACTGGAGAATCTGGGGAAAGAGCTgaaaacgctctccatccaacctcactgagctccagctgttttacaaggaagaatgggcaaaaatttcagtctctcgatgtgcaaaactctgacagagacaaaccccaagcgacttgcagctgtaatcacagcaaaaggtggcgctacaaagtattaacgcaagggggccgaataatattgcacgtcccactcttcagttttttttaataataaaaaaaaaaaatgttaaaaatatgcaatacatttaatttcacctcacaattgtgtcccacttgttgttgattcttcacaaaaaattacaattttatatctttatgtttgaagcctaaaATGTTGCAAAAGATTGAAAAGTTTAAGGGGGCCAAATACTTGTGCAAGGCAAGTAACGGCTGTAAACAAAATGAAGTTATAGATGTACCAGAGACTGGAGGCTGCCCGTTCTTCTCCTCGATGAGCGGGGCGCTGGGGCCCCCTGGGTAGGGAGGAGGAGGGTCGCTGGACATggtgctgcttcttcttcttctctggaaGGAGGCCTCGGACGGGTTCTCCGCTCACAGCCCTCCTACAGACTCTCTCAGTGGTGTCTCTGAGAACACAAACAGCGCTGCTTCAGCCCACACGCCACCCTGAGACACTGAGAGGCTACATTCCATCAaattatctcaaatatatatttaaaatacagagtTAAGGTCAGCTTTGGGTtctaaaaataaaagcttattcATGAAGTACAAACAGAACAGTGCTCCAaattatatgtccaaatgttttctGAACCAAGCTTGGTGTCTGGTTAGTTTAAGGACTTACACCTTATCGtaccctgcacaaggcgtgtcgTGATGCTCGTTGCCATCTTACAcacagtcaacagtctattttcacgccttctgcCCATGCTGGTAAAATATCGACAGAGCTTAGGAATACGTTTACgccctggaagtgaggtgtgttcaggtaaaagtaagaaatgtttgtattttacaaaaaatacaggtgcgccactgactcattaaaaccctgacaacattcaACCAAAACTCCCATCTTATTCATGCAGAAGAAACccgacttttacatcaacaatatacagaataaaggataaaataatattataaaataatatgatcagtatcctctgctgagacgtgcaaaagcgCCGCgatgttaagatacgaacgcacaaaagtcagagctcacctgcctcttaaagggaatgacaactggcactctgattgttttatttcacgttacacccaaaacacacacacatgattaattaagagaattagtgcatgccttttgagcattttgagGTGTGCAAGGCGTATTtcttgcaccctcacgataccaaggacatacagacacgccctaaaaccagctgcatgatgcacaattgacaggtgtgctatagattgctaaaatagggcccttggtttgctttcacactTCAACTTAGTTCTGTCAGCATCTCCTATGTGGGCGGAATCTCATCATATtcaacactgattggtttctaAAATTTACTTGTCAGTTTGGCAGGTGATGTGTGAATTTGATTCTGTTTTAAGGGGAGATGCATCCCGCAGCAGAAAGAGTAACAGATTCTAAATACTTTCATATTTGTTGTGAATGCTGAACTGAGCGACTCGTAAGCATTGTTCACTCTTGCGCGAGGGAACGCACAGCCAAGCCAGAGCTTGGAGACGTATTTTcctaataaagcaaagaaaacttacctgtatatttcagtttttctacagtaCACAGTTTTTAGGCTGACAAgatactagcattactgctactgtgagctgattggttggtgagctgatgctgagtTACAGCTAGTGCATtgaatttaaaagctttataaactGGAGTTTAAACACTTGTCAAAAATTGTCAGCAGAATTGAAAGTATTCTTGAAAATACATTACCTGGAAGTTCAAATGAGTTTCCCAACAAACTTGGTAGCTTCTTCTTTTACCCAATACCAGAAAAACCTAAATGAGAAGAAAATGATAAAGGTTATACGATATAAAATACTTCTCACAAGTTAGCACACAccatacatttttgtaaatatttattaaatgttttcacgggacaacactgaagatatgacactttgatactgTGAAAAGTATTTAGTGTACAGCTTATATAAAAGTGTAAGTTTACTGTTTCCTTAAAGTAACtcaatattaggggtgggcaatattatatcgtatacaatatatcgtgacacagaaatatcatgatattaaaagtccatatcgtgataatagggatgttctgtcttaaaagtagtctattatttactgtgaagctttaagtgtatttattgtataattattttagtttgcagtttatatgcatgcactaaatattctgcaatattatttgctgcattatattattttatgctatattatttattttgccacattatgattattctgttatactattatactatattcctgaaatgaattaattattttagttttcctgtatcgccaagtatatcgttatcgcaaaaataccctgaaatatcgtaatattattttagagccttaTCGTCAACCCctactcaatatacagccattaatgtctaaaccaccaacCAGCACTGCCTTATCTCTTTATGACATTGAGTTCAcaagagcttcacaggttgccactagaatcctcttccactcctccacaATGACATCACAAAGCTATTTGaggtggatgttagagaccttgtGCTCCTCCACCTTCCGTTTGAGGacgccccacagatgctcaacagGGTTTAAGTTTTGACACATGTTCGGTCAGTCAAGAAGCTTTGCTTCAGTAAGTCACCGTACATGTTGCTATTCATGGTTCCCAATGAACAATGAACTGTAGCCACAACACAGGCTTTCCACCATCTTAACCAAATAGGTtcatcttggtctcatcagaccacaaAACATGGTTCCCGTAATACATGCCTAAAGTAAACTGTTTGCAAACTTTTTTGTGCATCGGCtttagaagaggctaccttctagaACAGTGCCTTGCAGACTAATTTGATGCAGCGTGCACCAGCAACCCCtttaacctctgcagcaatgctggcagcactaaTACATCTATTTTTAAGAGCAAACCTTTGGATATGACGCTGAACAAGTGAACTCAACTTTTTGGCTGATCTGAGTGGAACCTGTATTGTTAAACCACTGTATGGTCTTGGCCATCATGCTGGATCTTATAGTTTATAGTTTCAGAGTGATGGCAATCTACTTATAGCCTATGCCTTGTTCTATTTCTCACAttttcagagagttctttgctatgaggtgccatgttgaacttCCAGTGACCAGTATGTGAGCAgtaacaccaaatttaacacacctgttccatattcacacctgagaccttgtaacacataggagtcacatgacaccagggagggaaaatggctaattgggcacaatttggccttGTTCATTTAGTGGTGTGCTCACTAATGTtcccagtggtttagacattaatagctgtgtgttgagttatttttacactgttatactttAGCCGTACACaagactactttacactgtatgaACGTGTCATATCCTGTTGTTGTCCCTTggaaatacataataatatatttataaaatgtgaggAGTGAACTCAAGTTTAAGAGATACTGTATAATTCTGTATATGCACAATATTAGAAAGTAACTTTTGCAATGCAAAACAACATTCCTCCATGGAACAGGAAACAGACTGGATTGTTACGAAAAGCCCCAAATGCAAAACAGCCAAAAAACACCCTTTGAATATTCAAATACAAACTCATGATGTCATCACACACATCAGATATATACCACATTGTCTCCAATTATAGTCTTTTAGGGCCACAAAGCTCAGGTCGAGTGCGGCCATGGCCTGACCCACACATTCAAATGACAGACTGTATAGAAGGTgtaagatgttatcttgtgagtgaggtttaaTTCTGGCCagaatctttatttattacactGGCCATTATTAATGACATTAGGCTAATTAAATAGAAAGTAATAAACCTGGTATTGATTTTAGGGATGTACCGATGTGTGAATTCTGGGCCGATACTATATCCGATATTATTATACACATGTAACTATCAGCCGATgccaaaatacacatttataacttacaaagAAACTAGACACCCCGGTACAACTAATGCTGGTTTttctaaaaaaacaattatcaggGGTGCGAGCGGTCTAGCAGGCTAAACGCTGCCACTCTGTTTGGGAGAtcactgattcgaatcccggtcatgtagcttgccatcagctgccagagccctgagagagcaaaattggccttgctctctcttcccCTCATGTCAGTCAGAACAAGGCATATTGGAGGGGGCAAGTCTTAGAGAATCTAGAGCACCTATATCCAGATGCTTTTTAATTAATGAGAAGACCGTATCAATGGGATTTCtcataacaataataaatattaataattacacattttatttatatagcgcttttcaaaattctcaaaTAACGCTAATCATGGCGCCAGTTTATGGCTAAGGTCCCACTCTTTAACCAAAAAAGACAATTAGCTTGCTGCTTGCTTGTGCAGAAAGCTTGTGCAAGAAAGAAAAGTGAGAATGCTAATAAGGGACCTTTTCCTTGCTTTGGAGATCTGTGCAGGCGCAGTAGACATATgtcgaaaaatatgttttttgtgcatttcagAGCCAAACTTTACAAACCGATTTTATCagtaatgtaaaatatgtttttcaaaTGGTAATTAGACATTTAGTTTAGAGTATTTTAGTCTCTCTTCCTTTCAAACAGATGGCAAGCTGGTCTTGCATGAGGGGATATAAGCGTCCGGCCATGTTGCCAACAAGTGCATGGAGTAGGAGTGCAACAAAGCATTGGCACATGCATTTTGATAGAAAAATGTGAAGATGTGCATCATGGAAACATACAATTCCATATTCTGTTTATGAACTGCTATTCAGTTGCATAGTTTGAACCACAGGGGTCGCAATCCCACTAGTGCAGGCaaaagaaccagtgggcgtaagcaaagggcggAAGTCGTTTTTTTGGGGGGACGACAGATTTCCAATAATGTAGTGGAGTGAAAAGTAAGATGTTTGCATTTtaactaggggtgtaagaaaatatcgataCACTTGAATATCGCGATGTTAAGTTTCGCGATACTGTATCGATTCTCATAAAGTCTGTAtcgatttttttattaagtgtgtttttattaaactccCGGCAGCTAGATGGCAGACAGTAGCTACTTTTGTGTTGTTTATTCACCCGACTGCGAGGTGGCAGTGCTGTGATCTATCTTGATCCATTCTGTGCCTCCAGTACACTGCAAGTAAGTACAgcactgcattagcattagcaccccgCTGGCGATGGCAGAATCTAAACACGTTAGGCTGGCTCCTGGGGTGTACAGAGCTGAAGTGTGGGCTCATTTTGGCTTCCACAATGAAGAAGGCAGAGTGtttaaaactgttgaaaaaagTGGCATCATATTAGATGCTACAGGACCTGTTAATAAGTCTAATGGAGCTCCCACCATTCTGACACCAtttacaaattaaactttttccaCTTAGATTAAATTAGGttgtatgagtttttttttaaggtatcgTGATATATCGCATCGTGAGCCCTGTATCGTATCACCAGGTtggtgccaatacacagccctaattttAACTGTAGCTAAACTAAAGTAAAAAGTCACAAAAAGCTGAAATACTTTAGTAAGGACACACAAAAACCTATTTAAATAGAGTAATGAATTATATTTCCTTTGTAACTGTCCGCTAATACAATATTATTGACTCTAGATTGTCTAAAGAAACAAGtgattaattgattttaaaaaaCAGTGCAGTAGTTGGTTTAAGCTTAAAACAGTACAGGGAGCATTTaaacaagatgaaaaaaaaatctaatcgtaAGGAGAGTGCATCATTACACACTTACCACCAAGTGAACTGACTATCGCCTATCGACTATCGCCTATGAAGACTGCGATGTCTCAATACATTTTTGATAATgcaaatattaataatgcattgcaaacaaaaaaaaaacatgatatattGCGTTATTGATATGTCCTATCCCTATTAGTTTATgtgaaactataaaaaaaatatatagaaccaTATAAATATGGTACCCAATAGTCTGGGCTTTCGGTGGACACAGTTGCGGGTGACGTAATACACCTACATACTGCATAGATTTGTATAAAAATTTGTATAAACTCAATTCATGAATTAGTTGGAATTTCCCCAAAATCCAGGGAAATTAAGCTGAATAGTCCAGAAGCCTGTGATCTATATCACCCCACCACTACACAAGACCATATCTCACTCTGAACTCAAACACTGAGATGAACAGTCTGCTGACAGTCCCTGCAGCTCACCCGGCATGACTACACAAATATTTACACAATTCAAATAGTGCTGATATGATCTGCAGTCCTGGTTTTCCTGCTTACGTAAGacagactgagtgagtgagtgtgtgaggctGGACTGGGCTGGACTGGACTTcgtctctgtgtctcatgtttGTTAATGATCCAAACATGAAGTGAGAAAATCAATCAACTGTCGGGTTGAGTCTCGGGGCATCTGGCTGTGGTCATAACAAACAGCCAATGAGAACAGAGCTCaggttctggaaaaaattatgaataattatactACAATAAAAAATCTGGTGTGTTCCTACagcataataaagaaataaagaatgtttgaaatgttttaatacatgattattcattaaatatcaacagattttaaagtttaaattgcTTGACGACCAAACTGATTTTTtcag
Proteins encoded in this window:
- the cdip1 gene encoding cell death-inducing p53-target protein 1; the encoded protein is MSSDPPPPYPGGPSAPLIEEKNGQPPVSAPAPAGPAPVTTGPPVGHPMPPEYGPPPYEATMQPGFVPPHVPGEGPMPMPMHHPHGGYYPPPGHFPHHMPGQFGPGPSHYGPAPGHTATVIAPPGAATTVTVLQGEMFQSAPVQTVCPHCQQAIITRISHDVGLMNTLFCLFCFFVGCDLGCCLIPCLIDDLKDVTHTCPNCKGYIYTYKRIC